A window of Chitinophaga sp. MM2321 contains these coding sequences:
- the sppA gene encoding signal peptide peptidase SppA, which produces MRFFKIFFASLLAFVVFTALCFIVLLVIIGKAISSEPVTIAPNGVLVLETNQTYNEQKLVNPLGALMKDEAGEIPGLYQTVRLIENAENDDNIKGIYLKVNGNANGFASNEELRNALIHFRQSKKFVYAYGEVMDQNAYYLATAADKIYLNPKGMVDFTGFSSQMAYLKGTLEKLEIQPEIFYCGKFKSATEPLRETQMTEANRIQTNQFLGDLYGNFLQGISKVRRIDTATLHGYANENLIQEPGDALKYKLVDGLKYDDEVVEELKGKTGIKNDEKVNLVTLLKYNAATVLDNGSGDNRIALIYAQGDIIGGESDRDNTIASENYIREIRKAREDKKVKAILFRVNSGGGSALASEVIWRELSLAKKVKPVVVSMGDYAASGGYYISCMADSIFAQPNTLTGSIGVFGVMFNMQNFFKNKLGVTFDGVKTAQYADLGSVGRPLTEAEKRFIQNGVDSTYASFKSRVVAGRKLDPAIVDSIAQGRVWSGTDALRLGLVDRIGGVNDALACAAKLAKLSTYKLVEYPEVKDKLSKLLKSVSGEVETRTLKQELGLNYSLYQQVKAVQGMHGEIQAKVPFTYRFN; this is translated from the coding sequence ATGCGTTTCTTTAAAATTTTCTTTGCCTCCCTCCTGGCATTTGTCGTTTTCACCGCGCTTTGCTTCATTGTGCTGCTGGTGATCATAGGGAAGGCCATCTCCTCCGAACCGGTCACCATTGCTCCTAATGGTGTATTGGTACTGGAAACGAACCAGACATACAATGAACAGAAGCTGGTTAACCCCCTTGGCGCCCTCATGAAAGATGAAGCAGGAGAGATTCCCGGATTGTACCAGACGGTCCGCCTGATTGAGAACGCTGAAAATGATGATAACATCAAAGGCATATATCTAAAGGTAAACGGAAATGCCAATGGTTTTGCCAGCAACGAAGAATTACGCAACGCCCTGATTCATTTCCGGCAGTCAAAAAAATTCGTGTACGCATACGGTGAGGTGATGGACCAAAACGCCTACTACCTGGCCACAGCGGCGGATAAGATATACCTTAACCCCAAGGGAATGGTGGACTTTACCGGCTTCTCCAGCCAGATGGCCTATTTAAAAGGTACCCTCGAAAAACTGGAAATACAACCCGAAATATTCTATTGCGGTAAATTTAAGAGTGCGACCGAACCTTTGCGTGAAACGCAGATGACGGAGGCCAACCGTATTCAGACCAACCAGTTCCTCGGGGACTTATATGGCAACTTCCTGCAAGGTATCAGCAAAGTACGGCGTATAGATACGGCTACTTTACATGGCTATGCCAACGAAAACCTGATCCAGGAACCTGGCGATGCGCTGAAATATAAGCTGGTGGATGGTTTGAAGTATGATGATGAAGTAGTGGAAGAATTAAAAGGTAAAACCGGGATTAAAAATGACGAGAAAGTTAACCTGGTCACCCTGTTGAAATACAACGCAGCTACGGTACTCGATAATGGCAGCGGTGACAACAGGATCGCGCTGATCTATGCCCAGGGTGATATTATAGGTGGTGAGTCTGACCGGGATAACACCATTGCCAGCGAAAATTATATCCGCGAAATCCGTAAGGCAAGGGAAGATAAAAAGGTGAAAGCGATCCTTTTCCGTGTCAACTCCGGCGGCGGTAGCGCCCTGGCGTCAGAAGTGATCTGGCGGGAATTGTCGCTCGCCAAAAAAGTGAAGCCGGTAGTGGTTTCTATGGGCGATTATGCCGCATCCGGCGGGTATTACATCTCCTGTATGGCCGACAGCATCTTTGCACAACCCAATACCCTCACCGGTTCTATCGGTGTATTTGGCGTGATGTTTAATATGCAGAACTTCTTCAAAAATAAACTGGGTGTAACTTTCGACGGTGTTAAAACCGCGCAGTATGCCGACCTTGGCAGTGTTGGCCGTCCTTTAACGGAAGCAGAGAAACGCTTTATACAAAACGGGGTAGACAGCACTTATGCCTCCTTCAAATCCCGCGTGGTAGCTGGCAGGAAACTGGACCCCGCCATTGTGGACAGCATCGCACAAGGACGGGTATGGAGCGGCACGGATGCGCTGCGTCTCGGCCTGGTAGACCGTATCGGTGGTGTAAACGATGCCCTGGCATGCGCCGCTAAACTGGCGAAATTGTCCACTTACAAGCTGGTGGAATATCCTGAAGTAAAAGACAAGCTATCCAAACTCCTGAAAAGTGTGAGCGGTGAAGTAGAAACACGCACCCTGAAACAGGAACTGGGCCTCAACTACAGCCTTTATCAGCAAGTAAAGGCGGTACAGGGAATGCATGGCGAAATACAAGCGAAGGTTCCTTTTACATATCGTTTCAACTGA
- the folK gene encoding 2-amino-4-hydroxy-6-hydroxymethyldihydropteridine diphosphokinase: protein MNTAILLIGGNLGDRTRNLQQAVQLIAANAGNIVKISSLYQTAPWGSVDQPDYLNQGIQISTEMDALTLLHTLLEIERKIGRIRQEKWGSRVIDIDLIFFNDEKIALPELKIPHPQMQHRQFVLVPLQEIIPDYVHPVLHKTVDELLRECADELSALKVNQDQD, encoded by the coding sequence ATGAATACAGCAATATTACTTATAGGTGGCAATTTGGGCGATCGTACCAGGAACCTGCAACAGGCGGTACAACTGATTGCTGCAAATGCCGGGAATATCGTAAAGATTTCCTCCTTATACCAGACAGCTCCCTGGGGATCAGTAGACCAACCGGACTACCTCAACCAGGGTATTCAGATCAGTACAGAGATGGATGCACTAACGCTATTGCATACACTCCTGGAGATAGAACGCAAGATAGGCCGCATCCGCCAGGAAAAATGGGGCTCACGTGTAATTGATATCGACCTGATCTTTTTTAATGACGAAAAAATAGCTTTGCCGGAACTGAAAATACCGCATCCGCAAATGCAACACCGGCAATTTGTACTGGTACCGTTACAGGAGATCATCCCTGACTACGTACATCCCGTATTGCATAAAACAGTAGATGAACTGCTGCGCGAATGTGCGGATGAACTCAGCGCACTTAAAGTAAACCAGGACCAGGATTAA
- a CDS encoding deoxynucleoside kinase: MRYKFITIEGNIGAGKTTLANMLSQHFAAKLILEEFADNPFLPLFYDRPQQYAFPLELFFMAERYKQLKEMLQTQDLFSDVVISDYLFIKSLLFAKINLPEEEYSLYQKLFDIINPQLVQPELLIFLNAPVDKLQENIRNRNRSYEQQIPDEYLLSVHDMYMQYIKQHPVRTLVVDTTKTDFLRQPKAFENLLLALEKEYDPGVHYLKLD, translated from the coding sequence ATGCGCTATAAATTCATCACGATAGAGGGCAATATCGGTGCCGGCAAAACCACGCTGGCGAATATGCTGTCCCAACACTTTGCTGCTAAACTGATCCTGGAAGAATTTGCAGACAACCCGTTCCTGCCGCTCTTCTATGATCGTCCGCAACAGTATGCTTTCCCCCTGGAACTGTTCTTTATGGCCGAACGCTATAAACAACTCAAAGAAATGTTGCAGACACAGGATCTTTTCAGCGATGTAGTCATCTCCGACTATCTCTTTATCAAAAGCCTGTTATTCGCTAAAATAAATCTCCCGGAAGAAGAATATTCGCTCTACCAGAAACTCTTTGATATCATCAATCCGCAGCTGGTGCAACCTGAGCTGCTGATATTCCTGAATGCGCCTGTCGATAAACTACAGGAGAATATCAGGAACCGCAACCGCTCCTACGAACAGCAAATCCCCGATGAATACCTCCTCAGTGTACACGATATGTACATGCAATACATCAAACAACACCCCGTACGTACCCTGGTAGTAGATACCACCAAAACAGATTTCCTCCGGCAACCAAAGGCTTTCGAAAACCTGCTGCTGGCACTGGAAAAAGAGTACGACCCCGGTGTGCACTACCTTAAACTGGATTAA
- a CDS encoding catalase has product MAEEKKKLTTAAGIPYFEHENSMTAGPRGPILLQDFILHEKMAHFNRERIPERVVHAKGSGAYGTFTVTHDITAYTKAKIFNKIGKQTRMLARFSTVGGEKGSADSERDPRGFALKFYTEEGNWDLVGNNTPVFFIKDPKKFSDFIHTQKRDPRTNCKSATMMWDFWSLNPESLHQIATLMSDRGTPFSHRHMHGFGSHTFSFLNAKNERFYVKFHFLTQQGIKNFTDAEAGEMRGKDPDHAQRDLVEAIDRKDFPRWDLKIQVMPEAEAKTYRWNPFDLTKVWPHADYPLIDVGVMELNEIPRNYFADVEQAAFAPAHVVDGIGYSPDKMLQGRLLSYPDAHRYRLGVNYEQIPVNRCPYAVNNYERDGAMRVDGNGESNPNYFPNSFDNIVADPAYKEPGQDVDALFADWYDRNGPGEDDHYTQPGNLFRLMTAEEKQNTIHNVVTSMKGIDGPKKDEIINRQLCHFFRADIQWGMAIAQGLGVTVEMPAHAK; this is encoded by the coding sequence ATGGCTGAAGAAAAAAAGAAACTCACCACTGCTGCCGGCATCCCCTACTTTGAACACGAAAACTCCATGACTGCCGGTCCACGTGGCCCGATCCTGTTGCAGGACTTCATTTTACACGAAAAAATGGCCCATTTCAACAGAGAGCGGATACCAGAAAGAGTAGTGCACGCAAAAGGTTCAGGAGCATATGGCACCTTCACAGTAACCCACGATATTACGGCTTACACCAAAGCAAAAATCTTCAATAAAATAGGCAAACAAACCCGCATGCTGGCCCGCTTCTCCACCGTAGGCGGTGAAAAAGGATCTGCTGATTCCGAACGTGATCCACGCGGATTTGCCCTGAAATTTTATACGGAAGAAGGTAACTGGGACCTGGTTGGCAACAACACACCGGTATTCTTCATAAAAGATCCTAAAAAGTTCAGTGACTTTATCCACACACAAAAGAGAGATCCCCGCACCAACTGCAAAAGTGCGACCATGATGTGGGACTTCTGGAGCCTGAACCCCGAAAGTCTGCACCAGATAGCCACCCTCATGAGCGACCGCGGTACACCTTTCAGTCACCGTCACATGCATGGTTTTGGCAGCCATACCTTCTCTTTCCTCAACGCAAAAAACGAAAGGTTCTATGTGAAATTCCATTTCCTCACCCAACAAGGCATCAAAAACTTCACCGATGCTGAAGCCGGGGAAATGAGAGGAAAAGATCCTGACCACGCACAACGCGACCTCGTGGAAGCCATTGACCGTAAAGACTTCCCCCGCTGGGACCTGAAAATCCAGGTGATGCCGGAAGCAGAAGCGAAAACATATCGCTGGAATCCGTTCGACCTTACCAAAGTATGGCCACATGCTGATTATCCATTGATAGATGTAGGCGTGATGGAACTAAACGAAATCCCCCGTAACTACTTCGCAGACGTAGAACAGGCTGCATTTGCACCTGCACACGTAGTGGATGGTATTGGCTACTCTCCTGATAAAATGCTGCAAGGCCGCCTGCTCTCCTACCCCGATGCACATCGCTACCGCCTGGGTGTAAACTATGAGCAGATCCCGGTAAACAGGTGCCCTTATGCCGTAAATAATTATGAAAGAGATGGCGCGATGCGTGTAGATGGTAACGGTGAAAGTAATCCTAACTACTTCCCCAACAGCTTCGATAACATTGTAGCCGATCCTGCTTACAAAGAACCCGGCCAGGATGTAGACGCCTTGTTTGCCGACTGGTACGACCGTAACGGTCCCGGTGAAGATGATCACTACACACAACCCGGCAACCTGTTCCGTCTCATGACCGCAGAAGAAAAACAAAACACCATTCATAATGTGGTAACCAGTATGAAAGGTATCGATGGTCCTAAAAAAGATGAAATCATCAACAGGCAGCTATGTCATTTCTTCCGTGCTGACATCCAGTGGGGAATGGCTATAGCACAGGGCCTCGGCGTAACAGTAGAGATGCCGGCGCATGCCAAATAA
- a CDS encoding NAD(P)/FAD-dependent oxidoreductase, whose amino-acid sequence MSSIQKKLVVAGGGAAGFFCAVNAARLCPQLEVVLLEKTGKLLSKVKVSGGGRCNVTHHAPDIPYMAKRYPRGHNFVKKTFSRFFVTDTIAWFADRGVKLKTEEDGRMFPVTDNSQTIIDCLLREADKYRVTVETNKEVTALEKTDSGRWQLQLQDGRHLLADYVCIAAGGYAQAGKFSWLEQTGHTIVPPAPSLFTFNMPGNPITSLMGVATDAQVKVAGTKLQEKGPLLITHWGMSGPAILRLSAWGARELQAIQYNFTAIINWLPAYNEHSLREDWQTLRFELGKQKIYNKNPFNLPQRLWHFLLQQAGIHEDIRWADLPAKDQNRLLKLLVNMEFPVKGKTTFKEEFVTCGGITLGEIDPSTMESRLVPDLFFAGEVMDVDGITGGFNFQHAWTSGFVAATAIAGKI is encoded by the coding sequence ATGAGTTCGATCCAGAAAAAGTTAGTGGTGGCCGGCGGTGGTGCTGCCGGTTTCTTTTGCGCGGTGAATGCGGCGCGCTTATGTCCGCAGCTGGAAGTAGTGCTGCTGGAAAAGACGGGCAAGCTGTTATCCAAAGTGAAAGTGAGTGGTGGCGGGCGTTGTAATGTTACCCATCATGCGCCGGATATTCCGTATATGGCTAAACGTTATCCCCGCGGACATAATTTTGTAAAGAAGACTTTCTCCCGTTTTTTTGTAACAGATACCATTGCCTGGTTTGCAGACAGGGGCGTGAAACTGAAGACAGAAGAGGATGGACGCATGTTTCCGGTAACGGACAACTCACAAACGATCATCGATTGCCTGCTGCGGGAAGCCGATAAATACCGGGTGACCGTAGAAACCAATAAAGAAGTTACAGCACTGGAAAAGACAGACAGTGGCCGCTGGCAACTGCAATTGCAGGATGGCCGCCACCTGCTGGCCGATTACGTTTGCATCGCTGCAGGCGGTTATGCCCAGGCCGGCAAGTTTAGCTGGCTGGAACAAACAGGACATACTATTGTGCCTCCGGCGCCTTCTCTCTTTACTTTTAACATGCCCGGCAACCCCATTACCAGTTTGATGGGTGTAGCCACCGATGCACAGGTGAAGGTAGCCGGCACCAAACTACAGGAAAAAGGTCCGCTGCTGATCACACACTGGGGCATGAGCGGCCCGGCCATCCTGCGTTTATCAGCCTGGGGCGCCAGGGAACTACAGGCTATCCAGTATAATTTTACAGCTATTATCAACTGGTTGCCTGCCTATAATGAGCATTCCCTCCGGGAAGACTGGCAGACGCTGCGCTTTGAGCTGGGCAAACAGAAAATATATAATAAGAATCCTTTTAACCTGCCACAGCGACTATGGCATTTCCTGTTACAACAGGCAGGCATACACGAAGATATCCGTTGGGCAGACCTTCCTGCCAAAGACCAGAACCGTTTGCTGAAACTATTGGTAAATATGGAATTCCCCGTGAAAGGGAAAACAACCTTTAAAGAGGAATTTGTTACCTGTGGCGGTATTACTTTGGGTGAAATAGATCCATCTACGATGGAAAGCCGGTTAGTACCCGATCTGTTCTTTGCCGGCGAAGTAATGGATGTAGACGGTATCACGGGCGGTTTTAACTTCCAGCATGCCTGGACCAGCGGGTTTGTGGCGGCAACGGCAATAGCAGGGAAAATTTAG
- a CDS encoding MG2 domain-containing protein, which yields MQLHNKKKMRRHLKWMIPVTLLTGVMSALAILPPPTDWSDRLVQALQQFNTRYPQEKVYLHLDKDYYAAGETIWFKGYVTLQGLPAVQATNLYVELLDKNNNIVQKKLFAIGNAGAPGNFDLPETQKAGIYQLRAYTSWMLNFDPAFTYSRTIEIFDPAKKTQPASDTTAQDFSVQFFPEGGNFITGQANLVAFKAIDNNGYPIEVTGSVKGGKGAAVAIKTLHDGMGTFEVTPGSTQDAFQAVVKSAKGQSKTITLPAAQSTGASLKVYNKGARIFYQAVPGSDNDTSLNELVVIAQMGQQMVYKASLDVSEGRISGFIPADRLPSGILQVTLFGKNGLPLAERLAFIRKNDLMPLDVLESDVHREPRAKSTFELRLPDTLQSSISVSITDADAVPADKNAASIVSTFLLTSDIKGYVYNPNWYFRDEDPATLQALDLVMMTNGWRRFSWEKIASNEFPEIKFPYEQGLLMKGIATLPTGRPLVNGKLDMIIKLPLDSSSMFASAPINEKGEFSMANMVFPDTAYIYYQGNDLVKKGVDVSVKFDSHFFDRATQVKIPYPLRVPPAVDNTALKLFLAGASESNKVNRAINNKTVYLQEVNVNAKKIKPVETTEQRYASGMFSGGDGYTFDLTKETPTSYNIFQYLQSKVAGLNITGDMSNPSLSWRGGKPGLYLNEMQSDVSMLSTLSINDIALIKVFRPPFMGGFGGANGAIAVYTKKGGDNAATPDPSIKGFQLYKKAGYSVVKQFYTPDYSVKKEVHALPDRRLTLYWNPNVAIDTLTHTAKVEFYNNDFSKRFRLVVEGITDEGTVGRLEQEY from the coding sequence ATGCAATTGCACAATAAGAAGAAAATGAGACGGCATCTTAAATGGATGATTCCTGTTACCCTGCTGACCGGCGTAATGAGTGCACTGGCTATCCTGCCGCCACCCACCGATTGGTCTGACCGTCTTGTACAGGCGTTACAACAGTTCAATACCCGTTACCCACAGGAAAAAGTCTATCTCCACCTGGATAAAGATTATTATGCCGCCGGCGAAACCATCTGGTTCAAAGGCTATGTAACCTTACAGGGACTCCCCGCTGTACAGGCTACCAACCTGTATGTAGAACTGCTTGATAAGAACAATAATATTGTACAGAAGAAGTTATTCGCTATTGGTAATGCGGGTGCTCCGGGTAATTTTGATCTCCCCGAAACCCAAAAGGCCGGCATCTACCAGCTCCGCGCTTATACCTCGTGGATGCTCAACTTTGACCCGGCTTTTACCTACTCCAGAACAATAGAAATATTTGACCCGGCCAAGAAAACGCAGCCCGCAAGTGATACAACTGCCCAGGATTTCTCCGTACAGTTCTTCCCCGAAGGTGGTAACTTCATCACCGGGCAGGCCAATCTCGTTGCCTTTAAGGCCATCGATAACAATGGATACCCTATTGAAGTGACCGGCTCCGTAAAAGGCGGCAAAGGCGCAGCTGTAGCCATTAAAACCCTGCACGACGGAATGGGCACCTTTGAAGTAACACCCGGCTCCACCCAGGATGCTTTCCAGGCAGTGGTAAAAAGCGCCAAAGGACAAAGCAAAACAATCACGCTCCCTGCTGCACAATCAACAGGTGCGTCTCTTAAAGTATACAACAAAGGCGCCCGCATTTTCTATCAGGCAGTGCCGGGCAGCGACAATGATACTTCCCTGAATGAATTGGTGGTGATCGCACAGATGGGCCAGCAGATGGTATACAAAGCATCGCTGGATGTAAGTGAAGGCCGTATCAGCGGCTTTATTCCGGCAGACAGGCTTCCCTCCGGTATCCTCCAGGTAACCCTGTTTGGTAAAAACGGACTGCCACTGGCAGAAAGACTCGCCTTCATACGCAAAAATGACCTGATGCCGCTGGATGTCCTGGAATCCGACGTTCATAGAGAGCCAAGGGCAAAAAGCACCTTTGAACTGCGGTTGCCCGATACCCTGCAATCCAGTATTTCCGTGTCCATTACAGATGCTGATGCCGTACCGGCAGATAAAAATGCCGCCAGCATCGTATCCACTTTCCTGCTGACTTCCGATATCAAAGGATATGTATACAATCCTAACTGGTATTTCCGGGATGAAGATCCTGCTACCCTCCAGGCGCTGGACCTCGTGATGATGACCAACGGATGGCGGCGTTTCAGCTGGGAAAAAATTGCCAGCAATGAATTTCCGGAAATCAAATTCCCCTACGAACAGGGTCTGCTCATGAAAGGCATCGCTACTCTGCCCACCGGCCGGCCGCTGGTAAACGGTAAGCTGGACATGATCATCAAACTGCCGTTGGACAGCTCTTCCATGTTTGCTTCTGCCCCGATCAATGAAAAGGGTGAATTCAGTATGGCCAATATGGTGTTCCCGGATACAGCGTATATCTACTACCAGGGCAATGATCTCGTGAAAAAAGGAGTGGATGTGAGCGTAAAGTTCGATAGCCATTTCTTCGACCGCGCTACGCAGGTAAAAATACCTTATCCCCTGCGCGTACCGCCGGCAGTAGATAATACCGCACTGAAACTCTTCCTGGCCGGTGCATCAGAAAGCAATAAGGTAAACCGCGCTATCAACAACAAAACGGTATATCTCCAGGAAGTAAATGTGAATGCGAAAAAAATTAAACCGGTAGAAACAACAGAACAAAGATATGCATCCGGTATGTTCTCCGGCGGCGATGGTTATACATTTGACCTCACCAAGGAAACACCTACTTCTTACAATATCTTCCAGTACCTCCAATCCAAAGTGGCAGGACTGAATATCACCGGTGATATGAGCAATCCATCCCTGTCATGGCGCGGTGGCAAACCTGGTTTGTACCTCAACGAAATGCAGTCGGATGTAAGTATGCTCAGCACCCTTTCCATCAATGACATTGCACTCATTAAAGTGTTCCGTCCTCCGTTTATGGGTGGCTTCGGCGGTGCTAACGGCGCCATTGCGGTATACACCAAAAAAGGCGGCGACAATGCTGCTACACCTGATCCAAGTATCAAAGGATTCCAGTTGTACAAGAAAGCAGGGTATTCCGTAGTGAAACAATTCTATACACCGGATTACAGCGTTAAAAAAGAAGTACACGCATTACCAGACAGACGCCTCACCCTTTACTGGAACCCGAATGTAGCCATCGATACGCTGACACATACGGCTAAAGTAGAATTCTATAACAACGATTTCTCCAAACGTTTTCGTTTAGTCGTGGAAGGTATTACGGATGAAGGCACCGTAGGAAGACTGGAGCAGGAATATTAG
- a CDS encoding anaerobic C4-dicarboxylate transporter, producing MIWLEFAILLAAILVGARMKGIGLGVMGMVALAVYIFVFRMRPADPPIDVMLIILAVVTTAATLQAAGGMDYLVRLAEKILRSKPSLIVLLGPLVTYCFTLFAGTSHITYSLLPVISEVATKKRIRPERALSISVISAHLAITASPVSAATAALITILNGQADLLYILKICIPATIIGTLAGVAVCWKKGKELDKDPVFLERMKDPVFAADINTDIRQSDGPLKPGAKLSVLIFATVVLLIVLVGAYPNLLPSFEAGKSNLAIDLKGHVKMATVIELLMLSAAAAIILFCKTTAAEVAKAPLFTSGSQAVIAVFGVVWMSATFMQTNTLVIEHTLGDIVRAAPWTFAIALFVLGILLFSQAATTKALMPLGVALGILPPHLVAMFPAVNGDFVLPGYPTLLAAVNFDRTGSTHFGKYLLNHSFMIPGLVSVAVSVIAGFFLSGILG from the coding sequence ATGATCTGGTTGGAGTTTGCAATTTTATTGGCAGCTATTCTTGTGGGAGCCCGCATGAAAGGCATTGGACTTGGTGTAATGGGGATGGTGGCGCTGGCGGTCTATATCTTTGTTTTCAGGATGCGGCCGGCTGATCCGCCGATTGATGTGATGCTTATTATCCTGGCGGTGGTAACTACCGCTGCTACGCTGCAGGCCGCAGGAGGTATGGACTACCTCGTGCGGCTGGCAGAAAAGATTCTGCGCAGTAAACCTTCCCTGATTGTATTACTCGGTCCACTGGTAACGTATTGCTTTACCCTGTTTGCCGGTACTTCCCATATTACTTATTCCTTACTTCCCGTTATATCGGAAGTAGCCACCAAAAAGCGTATCCGCCCTGAAAGGGCGCTGAGCATTTCAGTGATCTCTGCACATCTGGCTATTACAGCCAGTCCCGTTTCTGCTGCTACGGCGGCTTTGATCACAATTCTGAACGGACAGGCAGATCTGCTGTATATCCTGAAAATATGTATACCGGCCACAATCATCGGTACGCTGGCAGGTGTGGCGGTGTGCTGGAAAAAAGGGAAGGAGCTGGACAAAGATCCGGTATTCCTGGAACGCATGAAAGATCCTGTCTTTGCCGCCGACATCAATACTGACATCCGGCAAAGCGATGGGCCTTTGAAGCCAGGGGCTAAATTATCTGTACTGATCTTTGCTACGGTAGTGCTGCTGATTGTGCTGGTGGGTGCATACCCCAATCTGCTGCCTTCTTTCGAAGCAGGTAAAAGCAACCTGGCAATAGATCTGAAAGGTCATGTAAAAATGGCCACCGTAATAGAGCTGTTGATGTTATCGGCAGCAGCAGCTATCATATTGTTTTGCAAAACCACGGCAGCGGAAGTGGCCAAAGCGCCGTTGTTTACTTCCGGCTCGCAGGCGGTAATAGCTGTTTTCGGTGTGGTGTGGATGAGTGCTACGTTTATGCAAACCAATACCCTTGTTATAGAGCATACGCTGGGTGATATCGTGCGGGCAGCCCCCTGGACTTTTGCCATCGCCTTATTTGTGTTGGGAATCTTACTCTTCAGCCAGGCGGCTACCACCAAGGCGTTGATGCCGCTGGGGGTAGCCCTGGGCATTCTTCCGCCGCATCTGGTGGCGATGTTTCCGGCGGTAAATGGTGACTTTGTTTTACCCGGGTATCCTACGCTGCTGGCGGCAGTCAATTTTGACCGCACGGGCAGTACTCATTTCGGGAAGTACCTGCTGAACCATAGCTTTATGATACCCGGGCTTGTTAGTGTAGCCGTTTCCGTAATAGCGGGTTTCTTTTTATCAGGGATATTAGGATGA
- the aspA gene encoding aspartate ammonia-lyase — MSKRIESDFLGEKELPQDVYYGIQTLRALENFHITGIPLMVEPIFVKSLGYVKKAAAMANRDLGVLDKNIAGFIIRACDRVINGEFDNQFLSDLIQGGAGTSVNMNANEVIANVALEMMGKEKGDYDYCHPNNHVNCSQSTNDAYPTAFRIALILKLNVYKDVLGDLSLAFNTKGEEFKDVLKMGRTQLQDAVPMSLGDEFHAFAINLHEELSRVEDSKRLISEINMGATAIGTRVNAPHGYAELVTEYLREVTGLDLVLAENLIEATNDAGAYVQLSGVLKRTAVKVSKICNDLRLLSSGPRTGLHEINLPAMQPGSSIMPGKVNPVIPEVVNQTAYYVIGADLTVTMAAEAGQLQLNVMEPVISFALFTAITYMTNACRTLKEKCILGITANAEHTKQMVMNSIGIVTQLNPILGYEKCALIAREALESGKSVHELVVKEKQLITQQKWDEIYTFENMIRPQFIQ, encoded by the coding sequence ATGTCGAAAAGGATAGAGTCTGATTTCCTGGGTGAGAAGGAACTACCGCAGGATGTTTACTATGGCATTCAAACACTGCGTGCACTGGAAAATTTTCATATTACCGGTATTCCGCTGATGGTAGAACCTATATTTGTGAAAAGCCTCGGCTATGTGAAGAAAGCCGCTGCTATGGCTAACCGCGATCTGGGGGTGCTGGATAAAAATATAGCCGGATTTATTATCAGGGCGTGTGATCGTGTTATCAACGGAGAGTTTGATAACCAATTTCTGAGCGATCTTATTCAGGGGGGCGCTGGTACTTCGGTGAATATGAATGCCAATGAAGTTATTGCGAATGTTGCACTGGAAATGATGGGAAAGGAAAAGGGAGATTATGATTACTGTCATCCAAATAATCATGTGAACTGTTCACAGTCTACAAACGATGCTTATCCTACTGCCTTCAGAATCGCTCTTATCCTTAAGTTGAATGTTTACAAAGATGTGCTGGGCGACCTGTCGCTTGCGTTTAATACCAAGGGAGAAGAGTTCAAGGATGTACTTAAAATGGGTCGTACCCAATTACAGGACGCTGTGCCTATGAGCCTGGGCGATGAGTTTCATGCATTTGCTATTAATCTGCATGAAGAGTTATCGAGGGTAGAAGACAGTAAGCGCCTGATATCCGAAATAAATATGGGCGCTACAGCTATTGGTACGCGCGTAAATGCACCGCATGGATATGCCGAACTGGTTACGGAATACCTGCGGGAAGTGACCGGACTGGATCTTGTGCTGGCCGAAAACCTGATCGAAGCCACCAATGATGCCGGCGCGTATGTGCAATTATCCGGTGTGTTGAAACGTACAGCCGTTAAGGTTTCTAAAATATGTAATGATTTAAGACTCTTGTCTTCCGGTCCACGGACAGGGCTACACGAAATTAATCTGCCGGCTATGCAACCCGGATCTTCTATCATGCCTGGTAAAGTAAACCCGGTAATTCCGGAAGTGGTTAATCAGACCGCCTATTATGTGATTGGCGCCGATCTTACGGTTACCATGGCTGCGGAAGCAGGACAGTTACAGCTGAATGTAATGGAACCGGTGATCTCTTTTGCACTCTTCACAGCGATTACTTATATGACGAATGCCTGTCGTACACTGAAAGAAAAATGTATCCTGGGCATCACTGCCAATGCAGAACATACCAAACAGATGGTGATGAACAGTATTGGTATTGTTACACAACTGAATCCCATCCTGGGTTACGAAAAATGTGCGCTTATAGCACGGGAAGCACTGGAGTCAGGTAAATCAGTACACGAGCTGGTGGTAAAAGAAAAGCAACTTATTACCCAGCAGAAATGGGATGAGATCTATACGTTTGAAAATATGATCAGACCACAGTTTATTCAATAG